In a genomic window of Amycolatopsis japonica:
- a CDS encoding NADH-quinone oxidoreductase subunit J encodes MWTQIAFWACAVGAVATGVAVFRVDSMARATFALLASFIFASGTVFLLNLAYLGVLVILMMIMEMVVMVVFMIMYMMNPAGLMPMTMVHNQKGSLAIAGGVFVALAVGISLVRWPTSDAARPADPTRALGEALMGSKMLVMMVIGLCLFATMVATVVLATNRGRYDRYGDRLDAKRPDDPVRGGLNR; translated from the coding sequence ATGTGGACACAGATCGCCTTCTGGGCGTGCGCCGTCGGAGCCGTTGCCACCGGCGTTGCCGTCTTCCGGGTGGATTCGATGGCGCGGGCGACGTTCGCTCTGCTCGCGTCGTTCATCTTCGCCTCGGGAACGGTCTTCCTGCTGAACCTCGCCTACCTCGGCGTCCTGGTCATCCTGATGATGATCATGGAGATGGTCGTCATGGTCGTCTTCATGATCATGTACATGATGAACCCCGCCGGGCTGATGCCGATGACGATGGTGCACAACCAGAAAGGGTCGCTGGCCATCGCCGGAGGCGTGTTCGTGGCGCTCGCCGTGGGGATCTCGCTGGTCCGGTGGCCCACGTCGGACGCCGCGCGCCCGGCCGACCCGACACGTGCGCTCGGTGAGGCGCTGATGGGTTCGAAGATGCTGGTGATGATGGTGATCGGGTTGTGCCTCTTCGCCACGATGGTCGCCACGGTCGTCCTGGCCACGAACCGCGGCCGATACGACCGCTACGGCGATCGCCTCGACGCGAAGCGCCCGGACGACCCGGTCCGAGGGGGCCTGAACCGGTGA
- the nuoK gene encoding NADH-quinone oxidoreductase subunit NuoK, giving the protein MTLQWFLYLAAALFSVGLYGALSQQSIVMIMMGLELMANAVIVAGAAFWYFVSPMRPDGQVVVLVAVTLMALDMAVGFAVTTAIFRRRDVDMTDSAADLKG; this is encoded by the coding sequence GTGACCCTCCAGTGGTTTCTCTACCTCGCGGCCGCGCTGTTCAGTGTCGGCCTGTACGGCGCGCTGTCCCAGCAATCGATCGTCATGATCATGATGGGCCTCGAACTGATGGCCAACGCGGTGATCGTGGCCGGTGCGGCGTTCTGGTACTTCGTCTCGCCGATGCGCCCCGACGGGCAAGTCGTCGTCCTCGTCGCCGTCACGCTGATGGCGCTCGACATGGCGGTCGGCTTCGCGGTGACGACCGCGATCTTCCGGCGCCGGGACGTCGACATGACCGACTCCGCCGCGGATCTCAAGGGCTGA